One part of the Microtus ochrogaster isolate Prairie Vole_2 chromosome 16, MicOch1.0, whole genome shotgun sequence genome encodes these proteins:
- the Btn1a1 gene encoding butyrophilin subfamily 1 member A1, protein MAVSPNSCLLAYLLTFMVLQLPTLDSAPFDVIAPQEAVLALLGSDVELTCRFSPNASAEHMEELRWFRQTRSPAVLLYRAGQEQEDQQMTEYQGRVTLVTDGLPDGRATLRIRGVRVSDQGEYRCFFKDKDYSEEASAHLKVTALGSDPHISLGVKENGQIQLRCTSSGWFPEPEVQWRTPSGDSLPSAAESSSRDAEGLFTVAASVILTDSSVKNVSCCIQNLLLGQEKEVEISVPAPLVPRLTPWIAAVAVVILTLGFLTIGSVFFTWRLYKERSREQKSESGSKERLLEELRCKKTALHEVDVTLDPDTAHPHLFLYEDSKSVRLEDSRQILPDRPERFDSWPCVLGREIFTSGRHYWEVEVGDRTDWAVGVCRENVVKKGFDPMTPENGFWAVELYGNGYWALTPLRTPLPLAAPPRRVGVFLDYESGDISFYNMSDGSLIYAFPSTSFSAPLRPFFCLWSCGKKPLTICPTAKGPEKITVIANVQDTVPLSPLGEGSASGEADTLHSKLIPFSPSQVAP, encoded by the exons ATGGCAGTTTCCCCCAACTCCTGCCTCTTGGCTTATCTGCTCACCTTCATGGTCCTGCAGCTGCCCACGCTGGATTCAG CTCCCTTCGACGTGATTGCACCTCAGGAGGCAGTGCTGGCCCTACTGGGTTCAGATGTCGAGCTGACCTGTCGCTTCTCCCCAAACGCGAGCGCGGAGCACATGGAGGAGCTGCGCTGGTTTCGACAGACTAGGTCGCCGGCTGTGCTTCTTTATCGGGCTGGTCAGGAGCAGGAGGACCAGCAGATGACCGAGTACCAGGGAAGGGTGACGTTGGTGACCGATGGGCTCCCGGACGGCCGCGCTACTCTGCGGATCCGAGGTGTCAGGGTTTCGGACCAGGGGGAGTACCGGTGTTTTTTCAAAGACAAGGACTACTCCGAGGAGGCCTCTGCGCATCTCAAAGTGACTG CGCTGGGCTCTGATCCGCACATCAGTCTGGGAGTTAAGGAGAATGGTCAGATCCAGCTGAGATGCACCTCCTCAGGGTGGTTCCCAGAGCCAGAAGTGCAATGGAGAACCCCCTCAGGAGACAGCCTTCCATCCGCAGCAGAGTCCAGCAGTCGTGACGCGGAAGGCCTGTTCACTGTGGCAGCTTCGGTGATCCTCACAGACAGTTCCGTAAAGAATGTGTCCTGCTGCATCCAGAATCTCCTCCTGGGCCAGGAGAAGGAAGTAGAGATCTCTGTACCAG ctCCCTTGGTGCCACGACTGACTCCTTGGATAGCAGCTGTGGCTGTCGTCATACTGACCCTAGGATTTCTTACCATTGGGTCCGTATTTTTCACTTGGCGACTATACAAGGAAAGATCCAGAGAGCAGAAGAGTGAATCTGGCTCTAAAG agAGACTTCTGGAAGAACTCA GGTGTAAAAAGACAGCGCTGCATGAAG TGGACGTGACCCTGGATCCAGACACAGCGCACCCCCACCTCTTTCTGTATGAGGATTCAAAATCAGTTCGCTTGGAAGATTCACGTCAGATCCTGCCTGATAGACCAGAGAGATTTGACTCCTGGCCCTGTGTGTTAGGCCGAGAGATCTTCACTTCAGGGAGACATtactgggaggtggaggtgggagataGAACTGACTGGGCCGTTGGTGTGTGTAGAGAGAATGTGGTGAAGAAAGGGTTTGACCCCATGACCCCCGAGAATGGGTTCTGGGCTGTGGAGTTATATGGAAACGGGTACTGGGCCCTGACCCCACTCAGGACCCCTCTCCCTTTAGCGGCCCCTCCTCGCCGGGTTGGGGTTTTCCTGGACTATGAGTCAGGAGACATTTCCTTCTACAACATGAGCGATGGATCTCTTATCTATGCTTTCCCTAGCACCTCCTTCTCGGCCCCGCTACGTCCCTTCTTTTGCCTGTGGTCCTGTGGTAAAAAACCCCTGACCATCTGTCCAACTGCCAAGGGGCCTGAGAAAATCACAGTCATTGCTAATGTCCAGGATACCGTGCCCTTGTCCCCACTGGGGGAAGGCTCTGCTTCTGGAGAAGCAGATACTCTCCATTCTAAACTGATACCTTTCTCGCCTAGCCAAGTGGCACCTTAA